The Rhopalosiphum maidis isolate BTI-1 chromosome 1, ASM367621v3, whole genome shotgun sequence genome has a segment encoding these proteins:
- the LOC113549259 gene encoding lysosomal alpha-mannosidase-like, protein MVVLPTGMAVRTVASFDRSPSRVVRYRFAAAAAAAVCVALCALLAQTTAAADHESSSSGCAPKSCNAIDPNKLNVHLIAHTHDDVGWLKTVDQYYYGSNKAHAPYGVQYILDSVVSELLKNKNRKFVFVETAFLWRWWEEQDEWNRNSLKMLVNEGRLQLLHGGWVMSDEAVPHYSTLIDQMTLGLKFLNDTFGECARPRVAWQIDPFGHSSEVAAEFAEMGFDGLVLGRIDHEDIALRKSQKTMEMVWRPDVNIGQGGELFTSVLYNLYVAPEGFCFDAFCNDDPILDNPKLHGYNVNAKVENFANHVQRYASAFKTNNIMMTMGGDFSYSVASSWFRNMDKLIKHVNLLKPNLNVLYSTPECYLSALQMSKNVTWPLKDSDDFFPYAHDEHSYWTGYFTSRSNLKYMICKANNLLQAVKQIGTILGGELNEHVQMLAIAVAQSQHHDAITGTEKQHVSDDYALYLDEGIGETQKVLTAAYRKWFGKEFPEQQYCKMLNISECDVSENNSKFVITLYNPLSRAVTTPVRIPVKYADYKVTGPNGANVPYELVFLPGQIFRLGGRTSNATHELVFIASEVSPLGLVNYHVERINEPEPPPRPTPHNSTEEVTIENGKLKIGFNGTSGLVQWIEQNGTRHQLQQNFFFYESMKGYNFNADNRASGAYIFRPTKNQPTVISEKINLTIYRGKNVHEVHQSFSSWLSQVVRIYDQQESIEFEWLVGPIPIMEWIGKEVITKYTTKIASNGTFYTDSNGRRWMKRKRNQRSSWNLTLTEPVASNYYPITSSIAIRDAIHQATIITDRPQGGTSIEDGTLELMLHRRLLYDDSQGVSEPLDENQYGEGMVTRGKHILHFNELDKAAKAHRLSALHTVMQPVVTLAPTHMESNEWVSKFSATYKLLNNSLPLNIHLLTLEHWRKDQVLLRIEHIFEKDEDRFLSLPETVHLQQLFSQLEVLEYKELTLSANLAKADLDRYRWNYSDKPQRPELNAPLPDNLLTPMAIKTYLLTVKPR, encoded by the exons ATGGTCGTGTTGCCCACAGGTATGGCCGTTCGCACTGTAGCGTCCTTTGACCGGTCGCCGTCACGTGTTGTTCGGTACCGGTTcgccgctgccgccgccgccgccgtgtgCGTCGCGCTTTGCGCGTTATTGGCGCAGACCACCGCCGCAGCAGATCACGAGTCGTCGTCCAGCGGATGCGCTCCaaag TCATGCAACGCAATCGATCCAAATAAGTTAAACGTACATCTGATCGCTCACACACACGATGACGTGGGATGGCTGAAAACTGTGGATCAGTATTACTATGGCA gtAACAAAGCGCATGCACCCTACGGTGTGCAATACATCTTGGACTCGGTTGTTTCCGAACTgctgaaaaacaaaaaccgaaa aTTTGTTTTTGTGGAAACTGCGTTTTTGTGGCGTTGGTGGGAAGAACAAGACGAGTGGAACCGAAATAGCTTAAAGATGCTAGTGAACGAAGGTCGGTTACAACTGTTGCACGGTGGATGGGTGATGAGCGATGAAGCGGTCCCTCATTATTCAACCCTTATCGATCAGATGACTTTGGGCCTTAA GTTCTTAAACGATACGTTTGGAGAGTGTGCTCGGCCTCGTGTGGCATGGCAAATTGATCCATTTGGTCATTCAAGCGAAGTGGCTGCTGAATTTGCTGAAATGGGTTTTGATGGATTGGTTTTGGGCCGAATAGATCACGAAGACATAGCTCTTAGAAAAAGTCAGAAAACAATGGAAATGGTATGGAGACCGGACGTCAATATAG GACAAGGTGGTGAATTGTTTACAAGTGTTTTATACAACTTATACGTTGCCCCCGAAGGATTTTGTTTTGATGCATTTTGCAACGATGATCCCATTTTGGACAACCCAAAACTACACGGATACAACGTCAAtgcaaaa GTAGAAAACTTTGCAAATCACGTCCAGCGATACGCTTCGGCATTCAAAACGAATAATATCATGATGACCATGGGTGGTGATTTCTCTTATTCGGTGGCGTCGTCGTGGTTCAGAAATATGGACAAATTAATCAA acACGTGAATCTATTGAAACCAAATTTGAACGTGTTGTATTCGACACCCGAATGTTATTTGTCCGCTCTGCAAATGTCCAAAAACGTTACTTGGCCCCTCAAGGATTCGGATGATTTCTTCCCATACGCACACGACGAACATTCATATTGGACGGGGTACTTTACGTCGCGGTCCAATTTGAAGTACATGATTTGCAAGGCCAACAACCTACTACAg GCAGTAAAACAAATCGGTACGATACTCGGAGGAGAGCTCAACGAGCACGTGCAAATGTTAGCTATCGCCGTTGCGCAGTCACAACATCACGACGCCATCACGGGTACGGAAAAACAACATGTGTCTGACGACTATGCCCTTTACCTAGATGAAGGGATAGGAGAGACGCAAAAAGTGTTGACGGCTGCTTACAG AAAATGGTTTGGAAAGGAGTTTCCCGAACAGCAGTATTGCAAAATGCTCAATATCAGCGAGTGTGATGTTTCCGAGAACAATTCTAAATTCGTGATCACTCTGTACAACCCATTATCGCGCGCTGTTACCACGCCTGTCCGCATTCCCGTGAAGTACGCAGATTACAAGGTTACCGGTCCGAATG GGGCCAACGTGCCGTACGAATTGGTGTTTTTGCCTGGTCAGATTTTCCGACTGGGAGGCCGTACCTCGAACGCCACGCACGAGCTAGTATTTATTGCTAGCGAAGTGTCCCCATTAGGATTAGTCAACTATCATGTGGAGAGAATTAACGAACCAGAACCCCCACCGAGACCGACGCCACACAATAGCACAGAGGAAGTGACGATAGAAAACGGg AAATTGAAAATAGGTTTTAACGGTACCAGCGGACTAGTTCAGTGGATAGAGCAAAACGGCACAAGACATCAATTGcagcaaaatttttttttctacgagTCGATGAAAGGTTATAATTTCAACGCCGATAACCGTGCCAGCGGAGCTTACATTTTTAGACCCACTAAAAACCAACCGACAGTTATATctgaaaaaatcaatttgacAATTTACCGAG gcAAAAACGTGCACGAAGTACACCAGTCTTTTAGTTCTTGGCTTAGTCAAGTAGTTAGGATTTATGATCAACAAGAATCAATTGAATTCGAATGGCTCGTCGGACCCATTCCTATTat GGAATGGATCGGAAAAGAagtcattacaaaatatacaaccaAAATAGCGTCGAACGGTACGTTTTATACGGACTCTAATGGAAGGAGGTGGATGAAAAGGAAACGGAATCAACGTTCTTCTTGGAATTTAACCCTAACTGAACCCGTTGCATCTAATTATTATCCAATTACTTCAAGCATAGCAATCAGGGACGCTATTCACCAAGCCACAATAATAACCGATCGGCCTCAGGGCGGTACTAGCATCGAGGATGGCACATTGGAACTTATG CTTCATCGTCGACTATTGTACGACGACAGCCAAGGGGTTAGCGAACCATTGGATGAGAATCAATACGGCGAAGGCATGGTGACTAGGGGAAAACACATATTACACTTTAACGAGTTAGATAAGGCTGCCAAAGCTCACAGGCTGTCGGCACTCCATACAGTCATGCAACCTGTTGTTACACTGGCACCAACTCACATGGAAAGTAACGAATGGGTTTCAAAGTTCAGTGCAACG TATAAATTGTTGAACAATTCATtaccattaaatatacatCTTTTGACTTTGGAACATTGGAGAAAAGATCAAGTTTTATTGAGAATTGAACATATATTTGAGAAAGACGAAGATAGATTTTTATCTCTACCTGAAACCGTGCATCTTCAA CAATTATTTTCGCAATTGGAGGTATTGGAGTATAAAGAACTGACGTTAAGCGCAAATTTGGCTAAGGCAGATCTAGATCGTTACCGTTGGAACTATAGCGATAAACCGCAACGACCAGAATTAAATGCACCCCTACCAGACAATCTCCTCACACCCATGGccattaaaacttatttgctTACGGTGAAACCACGATAA
- the LOC113549346 gene encoding uncharacterized protein LOC113549346, whose product MATEKAKSKIGRWVDETMKGKFDNFVGSRKKSSSNTTTKLNNDIPILPDADENIDADLLHSVKPAELHSRVTESAYEDETTRPPINLADIDLGLLFSNMTRKHQLKDVGADERDVGSMIQRHLKLLNIGSENAGENEHRHST is encoded by the exons ATGGCC ACTGAAAAAGCAAAGTCGAAAATTGGACGTTGGGTCGATGAAACTATgaa AGGAAAATTTGATAACTTTGTTGGTTCGCGAAAGAAATCAAGCTCTAACActacaacaaaattaaacaatg atatacctatactgcCGGATGcagatgaaaatattgacgcgGACTTGTTACATTCAGTAAAACCCGCCGAGTTACATTCAAGAGT AACTGAATCTGCTTATGAAGACGAAACGACGAGACCTCCGATTAATTTAGCCGACATCGATCTTGGATTATTATTCAGCAACATGACACGGAAACATCAGTTAAAAGAC GTGGGCGCGGATGAACGAGACGTCGGGAGCATGATACAGCGGCACCTCAAACTGTTGAACATTGGCTCCGAGAATGCGGGTGAAAACGAACATCGACATTCGACTTAG